A window from Malania oleifera isolate guangnan ecotype guangnan chromosome 7, ASM2987363v1, whole genome shotgun sequence encodes these proteins:
- the LOC131159921 gene encoding RING-H2 finger protein ATL74-like, whose protein sequence is MVNFPRSLLGEHLASAPANGNKMHDSDVSETNFDTNMVIILAALLCALIGALGLNSIVRCALRCGRRFTSQTPDQAAARAAATGLKKRALRRIPVAVYGSTGANFPATECPICLGEFEDGDKVRVLPKCNHGFHVRCIDTWLVSHSSCPNCRHSLLERPATADGANAAAGTPPPPPPPASGNGSGRRDSVAVVVVEAAS, encoded by the coding sequence ATGGTGAATTTTCCACGGAGCCTTCTCGGCGAGCATCTCGCTTCGGCGCCGGCAAATGGGAACAAGATGCACGATTCCGACGTTAGCGAGACGAACTTCGACACGAACATGGTCATCATCCTCGCCGCCTTGCTCTGTGCGCTGATAGGCGCTCTGGGTCTGAACTCAATCGTGCGTTGCGCGCTGCGATGCGGTCGGCGGTTCACCTCTCAGACGCCGGACCAAGCGGCGGCTCGCGCGGCGGCCACGGGCCTAAAGAAGCGCGCTCTGCGGCGGATTCCGGTCGCCGTGTATGGATCCACCGGCGCGAATTTCCCGGCGACCGAGTGCCCGATTTGCCTGGGAGAGTTCGAGGACGGAGACAAAGTGAGGGTGCTGCCAAAATGCAACCACGGGTTCCATGTGAGGTGCATCGACACATGGCTCGTGTCCCACTCATCCTGCCCGAATTGCCGGCATTCATTGCTTGAGCGGCCGGCCACCGCAGATGGTGCCAACGCCGCAGCCGGAACTCCTCCTCCGCCACCGCCGCCAGCGTCGGGAAATGGGTCCGGGCGGCGAGACAGTGTGGCCGTAGTAGTTGTGGAGGCGGCAAGTTGA